A stretch of the Streptococcus suis genome encodes the following:
- a CDS encoding sugar ABC transporter permease yields MKQIAVDKFKSLGIVLLFTLPAMIPLFVFWIYPIVRSLWLSFTNWNFMTPDYNVIYWENYRDLFSDSRFYEALKHTLLFTVGTVLPTLMGGLLLALLLQKPFKGNSFFKFVLFSPWVTPTVAISIVWTWIFQPKDGFANLILGFFGSPGLDWIASSDTAMLSVIIVTVWKSLGYAMIFYLSALEKVPQEIYEASSLDGAKSWRRFIDMTLPCISPTTFFLMIITTVNSLQAYDQIQILTQGGPSGSTRTLLYLYYQLGFEEFKMGQATAVALVMVVITVVLSYIQFFTSKKWVHY; encoded by the coding sequence ATGAAGCAAATAGCTGTTGATAAATTTAAATCTCTTGGCATCGTTCTATTGTTCACTTTGCCAGCAATGATTCCATTGTTTGTTTTTTGGATTTACCCGATTGTTCGATCACTGTGGTTAAGTTTTACCAACTGGAATTTTATGACTCCTGATTATAATGTTATTTATTGGGAGAACTACCGAGATTTATTCAGTGACAGTCGATTTTATGAGGCCTTAAAACATACGCTTCTTTTCACGGTTGGAACAGTATTACCGACTCTAATGGGCGGACTCTTACTGGCCTTATTACTTCAGAAGCCATTTAAAGGAAATTCATTTTTCAAGTTTGTATTATTCTCACCATGGGTTACCCCAACGGTTGCTATTTCTATTGTATGGACATGGATATTCCAGCCGAAAGATGGATTTGCTAATCTGATTTTAGGATTTTTTGGTTCGCCAGGATTGGATTGGATAGCGAGTTCTGATACTGCTATGTTGTCAGTGATTATTGTAACAGTTTGGAAAAGCTTGGGCTACGCAATGATTTTTTACTTATCTGCGTTAGAAAAAGTACCGCAGGAAATCTATGAAGCTAGTAGCTTAGATGGGGCCAAGTCCTGGAGGCGTTTTATTGATATGACCCTACCCTGTATTTCGCCCACAACCTTCTTTTTGATGATTATTACAACGGTAAACTCTTTGCAAGCTTATGATCAGATTCAAATTTTAACTCAAGGTGGTCCATCGGGGAGTACAAGAACCTTATTATATTTGTATTATCAATTAGGTTTCGAAGAATTTAAGATGGGTCAGGCGACAGCAGTCGCACTTGTTATGGTAGTTATAACTGTAGTATTATCGTATATTCAGTTTTTCACTTCCAAAAAATGGGTTCATTACTAG
- a CDS encoding QacE family quaternary ammonium compound efflux SMR transporter: MNFVYLVISIIAELFATSYLRETKGFTNLVPSLICGIAYVVCHYTFSKSILSLNLGVAYALWCGIGILVTTIVSYSIYREHVSWPSLSGVALILLGTILVNLGGY, encoded by the coding sequence ATGAATTTTGTTTATCTGGTCATATCTATTATAGCAGAACTGTTTGCTACATCTTATTTACGGGAGACTAAGGGATTTACAAATTTAGTACCATCACTTATTTGTGGAATTGCTTATGTTGTGTGTCATTATACTTTTTCCAAGTCGATTCTTTCACTTAATCTAGGAGTGGCATACGCCTTGTGGTGTGGCATAGGTATACTTGTAACGACCATAGTCTCTTACAGTATCTATAGGGAACATGTATCTTGGCCTAGCTTAAGTGGCGTTGCTTTGATTTTACTTGGAACCATCTTGGTTAACTTAGGAGGGTATTGA
- a CDS encoding F0F1 ATP synthase subunit epsilon — MAHMTVQVVTPDGIKYDHHAAFVLVKTKEGELGIYPGHLELIAVLEIDEMKVRRVDDENHVDWIAVNGGIIEINKDLITIVSDSAERERDIDISRAERAKLRAERKLEEAQNARNIDMEKRAAVALQRAINRIRVGKR, encoded by the coding sequence ATGGCACATATGACTGTTCAAGTAGTGACACCAGATGGAATAAAATATGATCACCATGCAGCCTTTGTTTTGGTTAAAACCAAAGAGGGAGAATTGGGGATTTATCCAGGTCACTTAGAATTGATTGCTGTTTTAGAAATTGATGAGATGAAAGTACGACGTGTTGATGATGAAAACCACGTGGATTGGATTGCAGTCAATGGTGGTATCATCGAAATCAACAAAGATTTGATAACAATTGTCTCTGATTCTGCTGAGAGGGAACGAGACATTGATATTAGTCGAGCAGAACGGGCCAAATTGAGAGCGGAGCGTAAATTAGAAGAAGCTCAGAACGCTCGGAATATTGATATGGAAAAACGGGCTGCAGTTGCACTTCAACGCGCAATCAATCGTATCCGTGTTGGGAAACGTTAA
- the atpD gene encoding F0F1 ATP synthase subunit beta yields the protein MSSGKITQVVGPVVDVAFAAEDKLPEINNALVVYKNDDSKQKVVLEVALELGDGVIRTIAMESTDGLTRGMEVLDTGRPISVPVGKKTLGRVFNVLGDTIDLEEPFPSDFEREPIHKKAPSFDELSTSNEILETGIKVIDLLAPYLKGGKVGLFGGAGVGKTVLIQELIHNIAQEHGGISVFTGVGERTREGNDLYWEMKESGVIEKTAMVFGQMNEPPGARMRVALTGLTIAEYFRDVEGQDVLLFIDNIFRFTQAGSEVSALLGRMPSAVGYQPTLATEMGQLQERITSTKKGSVTSIQAIYVPADDYTDPAPATAFAHLDSTTNLERKLTQLGIYPAVDPLASSSRALAPEVVGEEHYAVAMEVKRVLQRYQELQDIIAILGMDELSDEEKTLVSRARRIQFFLSQNFNVAEQFTGMPGSYVPVSETVKGFKEILDGKYDHLPEDAFRNVGSIEDVVAKAAKMKY from the coding sequence ATGAGTTCAGGTAAAATTACTCAGGTTGTTGGTCCTGTTGTAGACGTCGCGTTTGCAGCAGAAGATAAACTTCCTGAGATTAACAATGCACTTGTTGTATATAAAAATGATGATTCTAAACAAAAAGTTGTGTTAGAAGTTGCACTGGAGCTTGGTGACGGGGTTATTCGGACAATTGCTATGGAATCAACTGACGGATTGACTCGTGGAATGGAAGTGCTTGACACAGGTCGTCCGATTTCAGTTCCAGTTGGTAAAAAGACGCTGGGCCGTGTCTTTAACGTTTTAGGGGACACAATTGACCTTGAGGAACCGTTTCCGTCAGATTTTGAGCGTGAACCGATTCACAAAAAGGCTCCTTCTTTTGATGAATTATCGACTTCAAATGAAATTTTGGAAACAGGTATTAAAGTTATTGACCTTTTAGCTCCTTATCTTAAAGGTGGTAAAGTTGGACTTTTCGGTGGTGCCGGTGTTGGGAAGACAGTTCTTATCCAAGAATTGATTCATAACATCGCTCAAGAACATGGTGGTATTTCTGTATTTACTGGTGTTGGTGAACGTACTCGTGAAGGGAACGACCTTTACTGGGAAATGAAAGAGTCTGGTGTTATTGAAAAAACAGCCATGGTCTTTGGTCAGATGAATGAGCCACCAGGTGCACGTATGCGTGTTGCCCTTACTGGTTTGACGATAGCTGAATATTTCCGTGATGTTGAAGGTCAAGACGTTCTCTTATTTATTGATAATATTTTCCGTTTCACTCAAGCAGGTTCAGAAGTGTCAGCCCTCTTGGGTCGTATGCCTTCAGCCGTTGGTTATCAGCCAACCCTTGCTACTGAGATGGGACAATTGCAAGAACGGATTACTTCAACTAAGAAGGGTTCTGTAACTTCTATTCAGGCGATTTATGTACCTGCGGATGACTATACTGACCCTGCTCCAGCAACAGCGTTTGCCCATTTGGATTCTACAACCAACTTGGAGCGTAAGTTGACTCAATTAGGTATTTATCCAGCGGTTGATCCATTAGCATCATCTTCTCGTGCCTTGGCTCCTGAAGTTGTAGGTGAAGAGCACTATGCTGTAGCGATGGAAGTAAAACGTGTTCTTCAACGTTACCAAGAATTGCAAGATATTATTGCCATTCTCGGTATGGATGAATTGTCTGATGAGGAAAAGACTTTAGTTAGTCGTGCACGTCGGATTCAATTCTTCTTGTCTCAAAACTTTAACGTTGCTGAACAATTTACAGGTATGCCAGGTTCCTACGTTCCTGTTTCAGAAACCGTTAAAGGTTTTAAGGAAATTTTAGATGGTAAATATGATCATTTGCCTGAAGATGCTTTCCGAAATGTTGGTTCAATTGAGGATGTAGTCGCTAAAGCTGCTAAAATGAAATACTAG
- a CDS encoding F0F1 ATP synthase subunit gamma: MAGSLNEIKSRIASTKKTSQITGAMQMVSASKLAKSEQLAKSFQIYASKVRAITTDLLRGELMTSDTSNPMLIRRPIQKVGYIVITSDSGLKGSYNSSILKAVMEMIDQDHQSNGEFEIIAIGGMGADFFRARGINPVFELRGIADNPSFEEVQKIISKSVEMYKNELFDELYVCYNHHVNSLTSQVRVQQMLPVEDLDHNEVDGYTATFELEPNREMILDQLLTQYAESTIYGALLDAKTAENAAGMTAMQTATDNAKNVISDLTIQYNRARQAAITQEITEIVAGASALE; the protein is encoded by the coding sequence ATGGCAGGTTCTCTTAATGAAATTAAATCAAGAATAGCATCAACCAAGAAAACCAGTCAAATCACAGGTGCCATGCAGATGGTTTCTGCATCAAAGTTGGCGAAATCAGAGCAGTTGGCGAAATCATTTCAGATTTATGCTAGTAAAGTTCGGGCAATTACGACGGATTTGTTACGTGGTGAACTAATGACATCAGATACTAGTAATCCGATGCTCATTCGACGTCCTATTCAAAAAGTGGGTTATATTGTCATCACCTCAGATAGCGGCTTAAAAGGTTCTTATAATTCTAGTATTTTAAAAGCTGTTATGGAAATGATTGATCAGGACCATCAGTCAAATGGAGAGTTTGAGATTATTGCTATTGGGGGGATGGGTGCTGATTTTTTCCGTGCACGTGGTATCAACCCTGTGTTTGAATTGCGTGGAATTGCTGATAACCCTAGCTTTGAAGAAGTCCAAAAAATCATTTCTAAATCTGTAGAAATGTATAAAAATGAGCTGTTTGATGAACTTTATGTTTGTTACAATCATCATGTAAATAGTTTGACTAGCCAGGTACGTGTACAGCAAATGCTTCCTGTTGAAGATTTAGACCACAATGAAGTAGATGGCTATACGGCGACATTTGAATTGGAACCAAATCGTGAAATGATATTGGACCAATTGTTGACTCAATACGCAGAATCAACCATTTACGGGGCACTTTTGGATGCTAAGACTGCTGAAAATGCTGCTGGTATGACTGCGATGCAGACTGCGACAGATAATGCGAAGAATGTTATTTCGGATTTAACAATTCAATACAATAGGGCACGTCAGGCTGCTATTACTCAGGAAATCACTGAGATTGTTGCCGGCGCATCAGCTCTTGAGTAG
- a CDS encoding F0F1 ATP synthase subunit alpha has protein sequence MINAQEISALLKQQIEEFQPDFDYTETGVVTYIGDGIARAQGLDNAMSGELLIFENGTIGMAQNLETNDIGIIILGGFSDIREGSVVRRTGKIMEVPVGSGLIGRVINPLGQPVDGLGEIRTSKTRPIEYPAPGVMQRKSVNEPLQTGLKAIDALVPIGRGQRELIIGDRQTGKTSVAIDAILNQKGQDMICIYVAIGQKESTVRTQVEILRQYGALDYTIVVTASASQPSPLLFLAPYAGVAMAEEFMYEGKHVLIVYDDLSKQAVAYRELSLLLRRPPGREAYPGDVFYLHSRLLERSAKVSDELGGGSITALPFIETQAGDISAYIATNVISITDGQIFLKDDLFYSGIRPAIDAGSSVSRVGGSAQIKAMKKVAGTLRIDLASYRELEAFTQFGSDLDAATQAKLNRGRRTVEVLKQPLHKPLPVEKQVLILYALTNGYLDSVPINDILAFEEELYAYFDLHYDNLLDVIRTTKDLPDTDELNTAIQTFKDQSIFK, from the coding sequence TTGATAAATGCACAAGAAATTAGCGCTTTACTAAAACAACAAATCGAAGAGTTTCAACCTGACTTTGATTATACAGAGACTGGTGTAGTTACCTACATTGGTGATGGTATTGCACGTGCGCAAGGTCTTGATAATGCCATGAGTGGAGAGCTGTTAATCTTTGAAAATGGCACCATTGGTATGGCTCAGAACCTGGAGACAAATGACATCGGTATCATCATTCTTGGCGGATTTTCAGATATTCGTGAGGGTTCTGTTGTTCGTCGTACAGGAAAAATCATGGAAGTACCAGTTGGGTCTGGGTTGATTGGTCGTGTCATTAATCCTTTGGGACAACCAGTCGATGGATTGGGCGAAATTCGTACAAGCAAAACTCGTCCGATTGAATACCCTGCACCAGGTGTTATGCAACGTAAATCAGTAAATGAACCCCTTCAAACTGGTCTGAAAGCGATTGATGCCTTGGTACCAATTGGTCGTGGACAACGTGAATTGATTATCGGTGACCGTCAAACAGGTAAAACTTCTGTAGCTATTGATGCAATCTTGAACCAAAAAGGTCAAGATATGATTTGTATCTATGTAGCAATCGGTCAAAAAGAATCTACAGTTCGTACTCAAGTAGAAATACTTCGACAATATGGCGCGTTAGATTATACTATTGTTGTGACAGCATCTGCTTCACAACCATCCCCATTACTTTTCTTAGCACCTTATGCTGGGGTAGCAATGGCGGAAGAATTTATGTATGAAGGCAAACATGTTTTGATTGTCTACGATGATTTATCAAAACAAGCGGTAGCATATCGAGAATTGTCTCTCTTGCTTCGCCGTCCTCCAGGTCGTGAAGCATATCCAGGGGATGTATTCTACTTGCACAGTCGTTTATTGGAACGTTCCGCAAAAGTTTCTGATGAATTGGGCGGAGGTTCCATTACAGCCTTGCCATTTATTGAAACACAAGCTGGTGATATCTCTGCTTATATTGCAACCAACGTGATTTCCATTACAGATGGACAAATTTTCTTAAAAGACGATTTGTTTTACTCTGGTATTCGTCCAGCGATTGATGCCGGATCTTCTGTATCACGTGTTGGTGGTTCCGCCCAAATTAAGGCCATGAAAAAGGTTGCTGGTACCCTTCGTATCGATTTGGCTTCTTATCGTGAATTGGAAGCATTTACGCAATTTGGTTCTGATTTGGATGCAGCAACACAAGCAAAACTCAATCGTGGTAGACGTACAGTGGAAGTTTTGAAACAACCATTGCACAAACCACTTCCAGTTGAAAAACAGGTTTTGATTTTGTATGCTTTGACAAATGGATATTTGGATTCAGTTCCGATTAATGATATTTTAGCATTTGAAGAAGAGTTGTATGCATACTTTGATTTGCACTATGATAATCTTTTGGATGTCATTCGTACAACGAAAGATCTTCCAGATACGGATGAGTTGAATACTGCTATCCAAACATTCAAAGACCAATCAATCTTTAAATAA
- a CDS encoding F0F1 ATP synthase subunit delta produces the protein MNARENAIVQKHALSFVENISESSEIWNMYDQISELITIIHDSKLNRILLSATVSREEKAAFVRTVRQSSYWQINDLIEDVIRDGHADLLLETLERAQLQISKLKNEFDAHIASVYPLTEQQKSRLRQLVEERFGLRVRNIVEEQDASLLGGFVLTINHKVIDASVRTQLKDVRKKL, from the coding sequence ATGAACGCTAGAGAAAATGCCATCGTGCAAAAACATGCTCTATCATTTGTTGAAAATATCAGTGAAAGTTCAGAAATTTGGAACATGTATGATCAGATTTCTGAGTTGATAACTATCATTCATGATAGTAAATTGAACCGTATCTTATTGTCGGCTACAGTTTCAAGAGAAGAAAAAGCAGCTTTTGTACGCACTGTTCGTCAATCTAGTTATTGGCAAATCAATGATTTAATAGAAGATGTGATTCGAGATGGACATGCAGATTTACTTCTGGAAACTCTTGAACGCGCTCAACTTCAAATCAGTAAATTAAAAAATGAGTTTGATGCACATATTGCATCAGTTTATCCATTAACGGAACAACAAAAATCTCGTTTACGTCAATTAGTCGAGGAACGGTTTGGTTTGCGTGTCCGTAATATTGTTGAAGAACAGGATGCTTCATTATTAGGTGGTTTTGTTTTGACCATTAACCATAAAGTAATTGATGCAAGTGTTCGTACACAATTAAAGGATGTTAGAAAAAAACTATAG
- the atpF gene encoding ATP synthase F0 subunit B, which yields MTTQITMQASTVLGNFILVTASFAVLIILIRVFAWNKITGIFEERENKIAGDIDAAEEKLAVAADLVKQREDELVQGRIEGQKIIQDAVERAKLEKKRILEQAEVEVQGLKTKAQMEIESEKREVQETLRVQVANLAVDIAGKIIFEDLDQQAHSNLIDRYLDKLGDK from the coding sequence ATGACGACACAAATTACAATGCAGGCAAGTACTGTACTAGGAAATTTTATCCTCGTTACAGCATCTTTTGCAGTTTTAATTATTTTAATTCGTGTATTCGCTTGGAATAAAATTACTGGAATTTTTGAAGAACGTGAAAATAAGATTGCAGGTGATATTGATGCGGCTGAAGAAAAATTAGCAGTTGCAGCTGACCTTGTGAAACAACGAGAAGATGAATTAGTGCAAGGTCGTATTGAAGGACAAAAAATCATTCAAGACGCAGTAGAACGTGCTAAATTGGAGAAAAAACGAATTCTTGAACAGGCTGAAGTTGAAGTGCAAGGCTTGAAAACAAAAGCACAAATGGAAATTGAATCTGAAAAACGTGAGGTTCAAGAAACACTTCGCGTTCAAGTTGCTAATTTGGCAGTAGATATTGCAGGAAAAATTATTTTTGAAGATTTGGATCAACAGGCACACAGCAATTTGATTGATCGGTATTTGGACAAATTAGGAGACAAGTAG
- a CDS encoding F0F1 ATP synthase subunit A, with protein sequence MEETLSPTLTLGPVTFDLTMVLVSVIIISVIFLLVFWASRRMELKPKGKQNVLEYVYELTVKFTKGNLGDEEAKRYSLFFFTVFTFLLLANNLGLMTKLETPEGQNLWTSPTANMAYDFGLAGIAILFCHFEGIRRRGFKEYFKSFVTPWAMAPMNILEEVTNLVSLALRLYGNIYAGEVLVSLLLQLSQQNAFAYPIAFVLNIVWTGFSVFISCLQSYVFVMLVSMYLNKKINGESE encoded by the coding sequence TTGGAAGAAACTTTAAGTCCAACCCTTACCCTTGGTCCCGTAACCTTTGACCTGACCATGGTATTGGTTTCAGTCATTATCATTTCGGTTATTTTCTTACTTGTGTTTTGGGCTAGTCGTCGGATGGAACTTAAGCCAAAAGGAAAACAAAATGTTTTGGAATATGTTTACGAACTAACGGTCAAATTTACAAAAGGAAACCTTGGTGATGAGGAAGCAAAGCGCTATTCTTTGTTTTTCTTTACAGTTTTCACTTTTCTTTTGCTTGCCAATAATTTGGGACTAATGACGAAGTTGGAAACACCAGAGGGACAAAATTTGTGGACTTCTCCAACGGCTAATATGGCATACGACTTTGGTCTTGCTGGTATAGCAATACTTTTTTGTCATTTTGAAGGGATTCGCCGTCGTGGCTTTAAAGAATACTTTAAATCTTTTGTTACACCTTGGGCGATGGCTCCAATGAATATTTTGGAAGAAGTGACCAATCTTGTGTCGCTTGCTCTTCGTTTATATGGTAATATTTATGCCGGTGAAGTGCTTGTTTCTCTTCTTCTACAATTATCTCAACAAAATGCATTTGCATACCCAATAGCCTTTGTTCTAAACATTGTTTGGACAGGCTTCTCTGTATTTATTTCATGTTTACAGAGTTATGTATTTGTTATGTTGGTATCTATGTATCTGAACAAGAAAATCAATGGAGAGAGTGAGTAA
- a CDS encoding F0F1 ATP synthase subunit C, with product MNLGALALGLACLGVSIGEGLLVSSYISSSARQPEMQSKLMSGVFLGVAFIEGTFFVTLAMTFVLK from the coding sequence ATGAATTTAGGCGCATTGGCCCTTGGTTTGGCCTGTCTTGGTGTAAGTATCGGTGAGGGACTTTTGGTATCTTCTTATATTAGTTCGTCTGCACGTCAACCAGAAATGCAAAGTAAATTGATGTCTGGTGTTTTCTTGGGTGTTGCCTTTATCGAGGGAACTTTCTTCGTCACTTTGGCTATGACATTTGTCTTGAAATAG
- a CDS encoding YegS/Rv2252/BmrU family lipid kinase translates to MKKRKRARLIYNPTSGQEIMKKNVAEVLHIFEGYGYETSAFQTTPEPDSAKNEAKRAALDGFDLIIAAGGDGTINEVVNGIAPLEKRPKMAIIPTGTTNDYARALKIPRGNPVEAAKIIGKKQTILMDIGLAKNKKNGIQQEHYFINIAAAGTLTELTYSVPSQLKTMFGYLAYVVKGAELLPRVQFTPVRVKHDQGVFEGSVSLIFVALTNSIGGFEQIVPDAKLDDGNFTLLMVKTGNLFEILHLIRQVLDGGKHIDSNLIEYIKTKSLSIENLQSTNRLMINLDGEFGGDAPVELENLANHIEFFADTDLVSDDAITLDMDQINREKMAKRFIEESDHMDETIR, encoded by the coding sequence ATGAAAAAAAGAAAACGTGCACGATTGATTTATAATCCGACTTCGGGTCAGGAAATTATGAAAAAGAATGTAGCAGAAGTATTGCATATTTTTGAAGGATATGGATATGAAACGTCTGCTTTTCAAACTACTCCTGAGCCAGATTCTGCAAAAAATGAAGCAAAAAGAGCCGCACTTGATGGATTTGATTTAATCATTGCTGCAGGTGGTGATGGTACGATCAATGAAGTGGTCAATGGCATTGCTCCACTTGAAAAAAGGCCTAAAATGGCTATTATTCCTACAGGAACAACAAATGACTACGCGCGTGCATTGAAAATTCCAAGAGGAAATCCAGTTGAGGCAGCAAAGATAATTGGCAAGAAGCAGACCATTTTAATGGACATTGGCTTGGCAAAAAATAAAAAAAATGGTATTCAACAAGAGCATTATTTTATAAATATTGCAGCTGCTGGAACCTTGACTGAGCTTACTTATAGCGTTCCAAGTCAGCTTAAGACGATGTTTGGCTATTTGGCATATGTGGTAAAAGGGGCCGAGCTGTTACCAAGAGTCCAATTTACACCAGTAAGAGTGAAGCATGATCAAGGGGTGTTTGAAGGATCTGTATCCTTAATTTTTGTAGCCCTTACCAACTCAATTGGAGGTTTTGAACAAATTGTTCCAGATGCAAAATTAGATGATGGCAATTTTACACTATTGATGGTTAAAACAGGCAACTTATTTGAAATTTTGCATTTAATTCGTCAGGTTTTAGATGGTGGGAAACATATCGACAGTAACTTAATTGAGTACATAAAGACTAAGAGTTTGTCAATAGAAAACCTTCAATCTACAAACAGACTGATGATTAATTTGGATGGTGAGTTTGGAGGAGATGCACCTGTTGAACTAGAGAATTTAGCAAATCATATTGAATTCTTTGCAGACACAGACCTTGTATCAGATGATGCCATCACACTCGATATGGATCAAATCAATCGAGAAAAAATGGCTAAACGATTTATTGAAGAATCCGATCATATGGATGAAACTATTAGATAG
- the ligA gene encoding NAD-dependent DNA ligase LigA, which yields METRITELVRLLNQYAKEYYQLDRPSVSDAEYDQLYRELVELETAHPELILPDSPTHRVGGKVLDGFEKYSHVYPLFSLQDAFSRAELETFDQRVRKEFPQASYICELKIDGLSISLTYEAGKLVVGATRGDGSIGENITENLKRVADIPLTLPEAIDITVRGECYMPKASFARVNKQREEAGEAEFANPRNAAAGTLRQLDTAVVAQRGLATFLYQEASPSDAVSQSEVLHKLDTLGFTTNHDYHLANTIDDVWEFIEKMAERRDDLPYEIDGIVIKVNDLSAQEELGFTVKAPRWAVAYKFPAEEKEAEILSVDWTVGRTGVVTPTANLSPVQLAGTTVSRATLHNVDYIAEKDIRIGDTVIVYKAGDIIPAVLKVVDKYRTIQKPMPIPTICPSCAGILQHYEDEVALRCINPLCPSQLMSKLEHFASRDAMNIAGLGTSIVEKLFLSQLVHDVADIYKLTVTDLLTVDGFKEKSAEKLYQAIQSSKTNSAERLLFGLGIRHVGSKASKILLEKFGDLESLAKADQDTIASLEGLGQVIAKSITTYFTSQGAQQLLDELKEVGVNLAYLGQVADENAALSGMTVVLTGKLERMKRNEAKAKLESLGANVAGSVSKKTNLVVAGTDAGSKLAKAQELGIEIKDEAWLENL from the coding sequence ATGGAAACAAGAATAACAGAATTAGTTAGGTTGCTGAATCAGTATGCTAAAGAATATTATCAATTGGATCGACCAAGTGTATCGGATGCCGAATATGACCAGCTCTATCGTGAGTTAGTTGAGCTTGAAACAGCACATCCAGAACTGATTTTACCAGATAGCCCAACCCATCGAGTGGGTGGGAAAGTATTAGATGGTTTTGAGAAATATAGCCATGTTTATCCTCTTTTTAGTCTGCAGGATGCTTTTTCGCGTGCAGAATTAGAAACGTTTGATCAGCGTGTACGCAAGGAATTTCCACAGGCAAGTTATATTTGTGAGCTGAAGATTGATGGCCTTTCCATTTCCCTTACCTATGAAGCTGGAAAACTTGTTGTTGGAGCTACACGCGGGGATGGCAGTATTGGTGAAAACATTACTGAGAATTTAAAACGTGTAGCTGATATTCCTTTGACCTTACCCGAGGCGATTGATATTACCGTTCGAGGGGAATGTTATATGCCCAAAGCTTCTTTTGCTCGTGTTAACAAACAACGTGAAGAGGCTGGAGAAGCTGAGTTTGCTAACCCTAGAAATGCCGCTGCAGGAACCCTCCGTCAATTAGATACAGCTGTCGTTGCTCAACGTGGACTTGCTACCTTCCTTTACCAAGAGGCGAGTCCATCTGATGCAGTCAGTCAATCAGAGGTTCTTCATAAGCTAGATACCCTTGGTTTTACGACAAATCACGATTATCATTTGGCAAATACCATTGATGATGTGTGGGAGTTTATTGAAAAAATGGCAGAGCGCCGAGATGATCTCCCCTATGAGATTGATGGCATAGTCATTAAAGTAAATGATTTATCTGCACAAGAAGAGTTGGGTTTTACGGTCAAGGCACCACGATGGGCTGTTGCCTATAAATTCCCAGCCGAGGAAAAGGAAGCTGAAATCTTGTCGGTTGATTGGACTGTTGGTCGTACGGGTGTCGTAACTCCAACTGCAAACCTCAGTCCTGTTCAATTAGCGGGGACGACGGTCAGTCGAGCGACCTTGCACAACGTAGACTATATCGCCGAAAAAGATATTCGTATTGGTGATACAGTTATTGTATATAAAGCAGGAGACATTATTCCAGCAGTGCTGAAAGTGGTGGACAAGTATCGTACCATTCAAAAACCGATGCCTATCCCAACTATCTGTCCAAGTTGTGCTGGTATCCTACAACATTATGAAGATGAAGTTGCTCTGCGCTGTATCAATCCTTTGTGTCCTAGTCAGTTGATGAGTAAGTTGGAACATTTTGCTAGTCGTGATGCCATGAATATTGCAGGATTGGGAACGTCTATCGTTGAAAAATTGTTCCTGTCACAATTAGTTCATGATGTTGCAGATATTTATAAATTAACGGTCACCGATTTACTCACTGTAGATGGGTTTAAGGAAAAATCAGCTGAAAAATTATATCAAGCAATCCAAAGTTCCAAAACAAATTCAGCGGAGCGCCTCTTATTTGGGTTGGGAATTCGTCATGTTGGTAGCAAGGCAAGTAAAATATTATTGGAAAAATTTGGCGATTTAGAATCGTTAGCAAAAGCTGATCAAGATACTATTGCCTCGTTAGAAGGATTAGGACAAGTCATAGCAAAGTCAATTACAACTTATTTTACTAGTCAAGGAGCTCAACAACTTTTAGACGAACTTAAGGAAGTTGGGGTAAACTTAGCTTATCTTGGACAGGTAGCAGATGAAAATGCTGCCTTATCCGGTATGACAGTTGTATTAACGGGCAAATTGGAAAGAATGAAACGCAATGAGGCTAAAGCTAAATTAGAATCCTTAGGAGCGAATGTAGCTGGCTCAGTTTCTAAGAAAACAAATCTTGTTGTCGCAGGAACGGATGCTGGTAGTAAATTGGCCAAGGCACAAGAACTCGGGATTGAAATAAAAGATGAAGCTTGGCTAGAAAACCTTTAA